In Brassica napus cultivar Da-Ae chromosome A3, Da-Ae, whole genome shotgun sequence, the sequence AGTTTGCAACTGATCACCCTTATCTGTTCTAAAACGATTTCTTAATTAGCCAATGTTTCTATGAGTCGTGAGGGATAAAACAACCAAACAAAACTGAACTCAAAAGAAATCATGAGACACAACGACTTACCTGAGATACTCTTCTGCATTTGATTCCCCATATCTTATGATGAGGCTTCATCAAGCGGTAGAATAGGTTTtgaaagaaagttagaataGTTTTTGAAAGAAAGTTGTAGTGCAAAGCGAAACCCTAATTAGGAGAGATTAACACCTAGTATTTATAAGCCCAAATCTACAAATTTCACATAATATAATACTGGATATATTTCCTTATAATTTAGTtacaagatttaaaaaaaaaataatcttgtaactaaatacaaaacaatcaactgtattaaattttcaatttgaAAAAGTTCAATTATAAGATGGGATTTTGTAAGATCTTTTTTTTACATGAAATCACCAAATCTGAATATAGAACCAATAAAACAAAGCTTTCTGTGAATTGATCAAATatattaatcaattttaaaagttaaagttCTCATAACTCTCAAGCAAATATATTCATCAATTTCTACGTACAGTAGTCAATTTCGAAATAACTAAAGAGACtaatatgtttatgttttttggtcgaaaaaaaacttaatatgtTTATGTGGCAGAACCACCATCATATTACCCAAGCGTAAGCACCTCATTTGGTTGTTGACTGATCAAACAAGGAGTTACATAGTGATGAGAACACGGCGaagaataataaaagaaaactatCAATCAAACTTGTTTGAGAGACAAAGGAtgacaaaaactaaaacaataaatttagaCACTCACCAAACCTTTCACTAGAAAACACATTATTGTCCTGAGAAGCAAGCCAAAAAGAATTTCTTTATCAAAACGTCTATGCACTCAAAGGGAGAAACTCTTGGAGCAGGAGCAGGAGCAGCAGTAGCCGATTCGATCTTCTCCTTATCCAGTTCAACTTTGAGATGAGAAGATGGTTCCTTCCTCTTCAAGGAAACTTCCTCAAGCTTTGACTTCAACCAATCCAGCTTAAAGCCAGCATCAGTTAGCTCGCTCAACTCGCTGTCAGCGTTGCTTAGCTCAGTCTCCGACAAGCTCTGAGGAGGCTTGGCTAGTGTCTGGACTAGACCGAGAAGAATATTCATGTATGCTGTCTTCACCTCTCTGATATCTGATCTAATATCTACCGCAACGTCTGGGTGCTTCACAAACATGTTGTGCATTGAAACAACCTGCCAGTGATACACAGAAATGCTAACTAGATCCAAAGTTCAGAATGTATCTTGAAGTGGATATAcatatgaaaacaaaaagaagagacCCAAAAATCCATAATATAGCTGGTTCATTGACTTACCTGACTATTAAGAACATGGAAACCGTGAACAACAACAATTTCATTCTCAGTTGATTTTCCTTCGTGAGCAACTTTAGTTACTTTAATGTTGACTTCAATGGTTAGTTTGTTGTTCTCCAAAAACCCATCTTCTTGAAGCTTGGTAAGAGGCAAAATTTTGGAATAACCCCAGCTTGGAGCCTCAGCACAGAACAATCTGCTTTTTTCTGTATGTACATAAAAAAGAGGATATTTCAACTTTTCTTTCATCACATAAGACATGATCTATAATCAATCACAATTAACACTGCTTATAAGACCATGTTCAAcatattttgctattttttttttctctaaaataaaataattttactatatatagaGGAAAATAAATGTGTTTGAAGTGCTCTAACTTATAAGTcataaaattcaagaaaagaaaaaaactgaagatATGATCATATCATTATTTTACCAACTGTTCTATGTAGCTCTTTGCCAGATTGATTCAACACAACAAAACTAAAACTAGCTTGTCTCTTCCATCCAGGTAGCAGTTTTCGAAAATTCACAACGTTCAGGAATAGAGACAAGTGATCATCCACAATTTTTCCCTTGGGATAAACACAAAGATACctaacagaaagaaaaaaactttttattatcAGCTCAAACATCTATCTAGACGTTTCGTataagaaagctaaagatcTTTATTATTCTCGTTTTATACCATTCGCAGCCGCCGCTTGAGAAACGATCTGACTTCATCACACTTTTATTTTCGGAAAAGTTGTTTATCTCCCAACGGAAAGCCTTCTCCATCTGTTCAAAAATGCTCTgtcgattttagggtttagtgctTCCAAGTGTTTATAGTTTCTAGGTCAAACGAAACCTCACACTAAATATATGCAAAacctataaaatattaaaatatataatatataatatatatatatatatatattttttatgactTGTAGTGTTTATCGATTTATGGTATATATATACCTTCAGGAATATTCCagaaatatttcataaaaatcgggataaaattatcaaagaagttaaatattttgtatgtcCTTATTTTTCGATTTCTTCCTCATCAAGGAGATCTTTTGTATATTGTTCAAGCTACGATTATATGCTAAATTAGCGAGACTTAAATATGTATGATCGATTACtattcataataaaataatcaactCTTTAATATGGAACACTCTTTTAGTCTCCAACCAACAAACCAAACAAGAAAAGATTCCAATTCGAAACTAAATTGAGCAACAATAATGTCTCCAATTTATAAGAAGTCTAAAGTATGTCATGTTTCAAAGCTTTGAAAGTAAACCACTCTGAAGAGGCTTCGGTGCTACAACCTCTTTGACCTCACTGTCCTTAGTATCCAATTCGCATGCAGGATTCGGTGGAACGTCTACGGCCGGTGAGCAGTTGAAAAATCCATGTGGCTGTCAAAACCCAAAAACATTATACTtgacttcttttcttttaaGATTTTGATTGTAAGTTACGCGCGTACAGAAAGAAAGAATTTGATTTACCATTAGTGTGAAACCAATATGTTCCACGGGCATAACCGGCCAATCTTCAAGTCTAGGAACATGTATGATCCCAAACACATACCTGTGAAAACCAAAATTCTCACATTGAAATCTTGGTAACTAGAAGTGGTTTTTATATGTGACAAGGACACATACCAGAGAACGACATCAGATTCTTCCAGGGAGCGATTCTGTTTCACCCATGTAGCGAGACCTTCACCAGCACGTGGGTTTTGGTTTGGGAACTCTCCTCCTGGAAACTTCTCGTCAGGTGCATAACGGGTAACCCACAGATTATGCTTCAGGAATGCTGCTCTTCTTAGAAACTTGGCCTCTGGTCGAGCTAGTGGCAAACAGTTTGAGCCCGGAACAAGTTTGTATCCCGTTAACTGACCCGTCCTGTTTACTGTCCTTGTGTTCCTTACCTGACAAAACATATTACAGTAGTGAGTATTTTGATGCGAGATCGTGTAAGGTACAGATTGCTTACAATCCAATGGCGAGCACTAAAAGGGTCGCAGTCACGCGTCGCCTCTGCCTCAGATCTAAGTAACTTCTCTTCTGCGTAAAAAGCATTGTTGTGGATATTG encodes:
- the LOC106428125 gene encoding uncharacterized protein LOC106428125 — encoded protein: MEKAFRWEINNFSENKSVMKSDRFSSGGCEWYLCVYPKGKIVDDHLSLFLNVVNFRKLLPGWKRQASFSFVVLNQSGKELHRTVEKSRLFCAEAPSWGYSKILPLTKLQEDGFLENNKLTIEVNIKVTKVAHEGKSTENEIVVVHGFHVLNSQVVSMHNMFVKHPDVAVDIRSDIREVKTAYMNILLGLVQTLAKPPQSLSETELSNADSELSELTDAGFKLDWLKSKLEEVSLKRKEPSSHLKVELDKEKIESATAAPAPAPRVSPFECIDVLIKKFFLACFSGQGFALHYNFLSKTILTFFQNLFYRLMKPHHKIWGIKCRRVSQRNRFRTDKGDQLQTCYTFEIDNFSLNKYSIKSPKFLCGGCEWYLLVHPTETRFDDHLSVYLCVYNPKSLRTGWQRKANFRFTLLNSNQSGNVLNSATERSCLFCAQFSSWGHKTLPLSKLKEEEFLENSKLFIKVDVKVVDIVHEAEITGKETLFLKGFDVLYSQFDSVHKIFEKHPNIAIDFKPKDKGVKAAYMNLLLSLIETLRKPLRSFSETELSDAESQLNELTEAGFKLDWLKTRFEEIYLERKNADADKSRAQEVEERIKNLELTLSDLKVELEKEKAKSAADATLLSFDEIVLGQK